From the Montipora capricornis isolate CH-2021 chromosome 2, ASM3666992v2, whole genome shotgun sequence genome, one window contains:
- the LOC138018919 gene encoding protein usf-like codes for MSSKVKVSFPSENKQGACPGVLTGDTSKSSLGLVVLQEWWGMNEVIIDEAADISERGNLVTLVPDLYRGKIATDHETAGHYMSDLDWSGAVQDISAAAKYLKEKGCSKVGVTGFCMGGALALASAALINEEISAAAPFYGIPSSQLCDLGKIKIPVQAHFGSKDTLEGFSSPKDVKAMTEKFDTGGVTYELFMYDTGHAFTNPTNPNYTKEICDLALGRMIEFMKKHLQ; via the exons ATGAGTAGCAAAGTAAAAGTTTCCTTCCCGTCAGAGAACAAACAAGGCGCTTGCCCTGGCGTGCTGACCGGAGACACTAGTAAATCAAGCCTGGGTCTCGTGGTTTTGCAAGAATGGTGGGGTATGAATGAGGTCATCATCGACGAGGCTGCCGATATTtccgaaagaggaaatttggtGACTCTCGTGCCCGACTTGTACCGTGGAAAGATAGCTACAGATCATGAAACTGCGGGGCATTACATGTCTGATCTGGACTGGTCCGGAGCTGTGCAAGACATTTCTGCCGCCGCCAagtatttaaaagaaaagg GTTGTTCAAAAGTGGGTGTAACTGGCTTCTGTATGGGTGGTGCCCTTGCTCTGGCTTCTGCAGCATTAATTAATGAAGAGATTTCAGCTGCTGCGCCATTTTATGGCATCCCCAGCTCCCAACTTTGTGATTTGGGAAAGATAAAAATTCCTGTACAAGCTCATTTTGGAAGTAAGGACACACTTGAGGGATTCTCTTCTCCCAAAGATGTCAAGGCCATGACAGAGAAGTTTGATACTGGAGGAGTGACCTATGAACTATTCATGTATGATACTGGTCATGCCTTTACCAATCCTACAAATCCAAATTACACCAAGGAGATTTGTGATTTGGCTCTTGGAAGAATGATAGAGTTTATGAAGAAGCATTTGCAGTAA